The Ziziphus jujuba cultivar Dongzao chromosome 3, ASM3175591v1 region CATTGAAGCATTGGAGATGGAATCTGGAATTCTACCACTTAACCGATTAAGACTCGAATATACTTCTCTAAGCATAGGAAGTTGAAAACCAGTGATCTTTGGAACATTTACAGTTAATGAATGGTTGAAAATGGTCGGAGGTAAGCTACCAGAGAGATTATTAGACTGAAGGTCTAGTACTGTTAAATTAGAAAGCTGGCCCAACTCTGATGAAATCTCACCTGAcagattattgttttttaaatcaaGTAATTCCAAGTGAGAAAGATTACTCAGGCATCTCGGTATGCTTCCCGCAAATCCATTGTGATCCAGTACCACTTCTCTGAGTTTTTTACAAAGGCACAAGTCTGAAATATGTCCCCTTAGCAGATTCTTAGAAACATAAATTCTTTCAATAGAAGAATTGAGGCTGCAAAAGGTTGGAGGTAATCTACCAGAAAGCTTATTATACTGAAGGTTTAGCATTCTTAAATTAGAAAGCTTGCCTAACTCTGATGAAATCTCACCTGACAGATTATTTTCTTACAAATCAAGTATTTCCAAGAGAGAATGATTACCGAGGCATTTCGGTATGGTTCCTGCAAATCCAACTTTACCAAGTCCCAATTGTTTGAGATTTCTACAAAGGCACAAGCTTGCTCGAATATGACCCCGAATTGGATTATCCGGAAGATAAAAGGCTTCTAAATTTGGAAGCCTatggcacatatccgttggAATACTTCCAAAAATACCATTGGACGTCAGAGCAACATATCTAAGACTAGAAATGTTGAAAACAGAGGAAGGAATTGTACCTGACAGGTTGTTATACACCAGGTACAGTATCTCCATATTGGTTAGCTTTCCAATGCCTTGTGGGATATTCCCATGAAAGCGATTTGGGCCAAAGTATATGGCTTGAAGCATGTGGCATTGTGAAATGCTTGGTGGGATGGTCCTTTCAAGTTGGTTCTATCGCAAATCAATCAATCTCAAACGATGCAACTGGCCTATGGTTTCCGGCAGTGGACCATAAAAACAGTTGTTATAGAGGTTGAGATGGCGTATGAATGATAGGTTTCCAATATGTGGTGAGATAGTGCCTTTAAGTTTCTTGAACTGAAGATTCAAGCCAGTCACACGTTGATGGCGCAGGCTGCAAGAAACACCAACCCAATTGCAAAAATTAGTGTTGGTGTTCCAGCTACTAAGTATTGAGCTATTGGAAGGCAACTCAATCTGGGATTTGAAGGCTAGCAGAGCTAACATGTCAGTGTTAGTTCTGTTGGTTGTCCAAGATGGTGTTGATGATGATAATGCATATTGACATGTCAAGAAGTTATGCATGATCATCAGCAGTTTTATTGGCACTACTGTAGGATCAaagatttccttttttttttttttttttttttttgaagggtTGGCCAAAATGAAGTGTGTATAATCAATCAGGAAGCCTCGCAGGTATTTATATACCTTTCCATGGCACATAATTGTAATTTAGGACATGTTCAATGTAATTGTTTACATAACTTCGTGAATAATTAACGACATAAATGAAGCTCTATTGTCTCAAATCAATTACTTATTTCATGCTCCAAATACTGTatccaaataaatattaatcattgcatttatatttttatatataacccatttggaaaaaaatcattcaaaatttcGTGCACGTCAAGGTGGACTAATTTTGTGAGTTGTATTAAACATGGAAAATGGACCAGTTACTTTTGTCTTCTGATTACTTTTACAATATACTTTCTtgcaaaaagataaaataaaataattaaaatgtaataataaaactaGGGACACCGAATTGTTTTCAACTTCTAACCCCTCCAATTATATATGGATTGCTTTCTCTTGTCTTCCTGAATCCTACCAATGAAGGTCACTTTTCCCTTTTCCCCTTTCCTTTCATAATGCACCCTTCCATCCTACCTA contains the following coding sequences:
- the LOC112492265 gene encoding receptor kinase-like protein Xa21, which encodes MPNGSLEKWLYNQRHNCLDILTRMDLMIDVASGMEYLHHGYSELIVHCDLKPSNVLLYEDMVAHVGDFGIAKILAKYKSMTRTTTLGITGYIAPCNFLLDEDMVAHVGDFGIAKFLAKYKSMTRTTTLGTTGYIAPCTIPSSVFNISSLRYVALTSNGIFGSIPTDMCHRLPNLEAFYLPDNPIRGHIRASLCLCRNLKQLGLGKVGFAGTIPKCLGEISSELGKLSNLRMLNLQYNKLSGRLPPTFCSLNSSIERIYVSKNLLRGHISDLCLCKKLREVVLDHNGFAGSIPRCLSNLSHLELLDLKNNNLSGEISSELGQLSNLTVLDLQSNNLSGSLPPTIFNHSLTVNVPKITGFQLPMLREVYSSLNRLSGRIPDSISNASMLIILELATNFFSGPVLMTFDKFARK